One Rosa chinensis cultivar Old Blush chromosome 5, RchiOBHm-V2, whole genome shotgun sequence genomic region harbors:
- the LOC112164662 gene encoding BTB/POZ domain-containing protein At5g47800 isoform X1, whose amino-acid sequence MKFMKIGTKPDTFYTERAARSVVSDVPSDLLIQINSISYVLHKLQFPLLPKCGLLQRLCCDSGDLEKMNIELHDIPGGEEAFELCAKFCYGIKIKLSAYNFLPAYCAAKFLEMTESVDKGNFVLKLEAFLNSCILEGWKDSIVTLQTTVKLPDWSENLGIIRKCIDSIVEKILTPPPQVTWSYTYTRPGYNKKHHHSVPKDWWTEDISDLDIDLFRCIVTAVRSTYMLPPQLIGEALHVYACRWLPDTTNIRPPLDQNSDYNHDETLMEKNRRIVDTIASMIPGDKGSVSVGFLLRLLVIANYLGGVSPVTKTELLRRSSLQLEEATVNDLLFPSHSPNDPEFYDIDLVLALLQSFLVIWRRQSPAAAAENSHHFFRTIRKVGKIIDSYLQVVARDANMPVSKVATLAEALPDMAREDHDDIYKAINIYLKEHSDLSKADKKRLCRILDCQKLSPEVRAHAVKNERLPLRIVVQVLFFEQERGSNSKAAVTSHRLPGQLEQLSSSRKQTSTTSRGEDHAAKLRLGGDDEKLSRGEGTRRTNNAVSETTNATGKRDIYEQRKRSEAKSAVEFTERRAVNRGEIQVEEVNMGREIRELGILSAGSKLDASKMIQKGSRSSDHGRDKAKDR is encoded by the exons ATGAAGTTTATGAAAATTGGGACCAAGCCGGATACCTTCTACACTGAACGAGCCGCCAG GTCTGTAGTTTCAGATGTACCCAGCGACCTTCTCATACAAATCAACAGCATCAGTTATGTTCTCCATAAG CTGCAGTTTCCATTGCTTCCAAAATGCGGTCTATTACAACGGCTTTGCTGTGATTCTGGTGATCTGGAAAAAATGAACATAGAGCTTCACGACATTCCAGGAGGCGAAGAAGCTTTTGAACTGTGTGCTAAGTTCTGTTatggaattaaaataaaactcaGTGCCTATAACTTTTTACCTGCATATTGTGCTGCTAAATTCCTTGAAATGACTGAATCTGTAGACAAGGGAAATTTTGTCCTAAAACTCGAGGCTTTCCTCAATTCATGCATTCTCGAAGGTTGGAAAGACTCCATCGTCACACTACAAACTACTGTTAAGTTGCCTGACTGGTCTGAGAATCTTGGAATCATCAGAAAGTGCATCGATTCAATTGTTGAAAAAATCCTTACACCCCCACCACAG GTGACATGGTCATACACTTATACCAGACCTGGTTACAACAAAAAGCATCATCATTCTGTCCCCAAGGATTGGTGGACAGAGGATATATCAGACCTTGATATAGACCTGTTTCGGTGTATAGTTACTGCTGTTAGATCAACCTATATGCTGCCACCACAGCTCATTGGGGAGGCTTTGCACGTCTATGCTTGTCGTTGGCTACCAGACACCACAAACATTAGACCTCCTCTGGATCAAAATAGCGATTATAATCATGATGAAACATTAATGGAAAAGAATCGAAGGATTGTTGATACCATTGCTAGTATGATTCCTGGAGATAAGGGATCGGTTTCAGTTGGTTTCTTGCTAAGGCTTCTTGTTATTGCAAATTATCTAGGAGGAGTGTCTCCAGTGACAAAGACAGAACTCTTGAGGAGATCCAGTCTACAACTTGAAGAGGCAACCGTGAATGACCTGCTTTTTCCTTCACACTCACCCAATGACCCTGAATTTTATGATATTGACTTGGTGTTGGCACTCTTGCAAAGTTTCTTGGTGATATGGAGAAGACAATCCCCTGCAGCAGCTGCAGAAAACAGCCACCACTTTTTCAGGACAATAAGAAAGGTTGGGAAGATCATTGATTCTTACCTTCAAGTCGTTGCAAGGGATGCCAACATGCCAGTATCAAAAGTGGCAACTCTTGCTGAAGCTTTGCCAGATATGGCTAGGGAAGACCATGATGACATCTACAAGGCTATTAACATTTATTTAAAG GAGCACTCTGATCTGAGCAAGGCAGATAAGAAGCGCTTGTGCCGCATTTTAGACTGCCAGAAGTTGTCGCCAGAGGTACGTGCTCATGCTGTCAAAAATGAGAGGCTACCATTGAGGATTGTTGTGCAAGTCCTCTTCTTTGAGCAAGAGAGAGGTTCCAACTCTAAGGCAGCAGTGACTTCTCATAGACTACCGGGCCAGCTGGAGCAACTTTCCAGCTCAAGAAAACAAACATCAACTACCAGCAGGGGTGAAGATCATGCAGCTAAGCTAAGATTGGGTGGAGATGATGAAAAACTCAGTAGGGGGGAGGGCACGAGAAGAACCAATAATGCCGTTTCTGAAACCACGAATGCTACTGGAAAGAGAGATATTTATGAGCAAAGGAAAAGATCAGAAGCAAAGTCTGCAGTGGAATTCACGGAAAGAAGGGCTGTGAATAGGGGTGAAATACAAGTGGAAGAAGTAAATATGGGAAGAGAAATCAGGGAGCTGGGAATATTATCAGCTGGGAGCAAGTTGGACGCCAGCAAGATGATACAAAAGGGAAGTAGATCATCAGACCATGGCCGCGACAAAGCCAAAGACAGATAG
- the LOC112164662 gene encoding BTB/POZ domain-containing protein At5g47800 isoform X2 has product MKFMKIGTKPDTFYTERAARSVVSDVPSDLLIQINSISYVLHKFPLLPKCGLLQRLCCDSGDLEKMNIELHDIPGGEEAFELCAKFCYGIKIKLSAYNFLPAYCAAKFLEMTESVDKGNFVLKLEAFLNSCILEGWKDSIVTLQTTVKLPDWSENLGIIRKCIDSIVEKILTPPPQVTWSYTYTRPGYNKKHHHSVPKDWWTEDISDLDIDLFRCIVTAVRSTYMLPPQLIGEALHVYACRWLPDTTNIRPPLDQNSDYNHDETLMEKNRRIVDTIASMIPGDKGSVSVGFLLRLLVIANYLGGVSPVTKTELLRRSSLQLEEATVNDLLFPSHSPNDPEFYDIDLVLALLQSFLVIWRRQSPAAAAENSHHFFRTIRKVGKIIDSYLQVVARDANMPVSKVATLAEALPDMAREDHDDIYKAINIYLKEHSDLSKADKKRLCRILDCQKLSPEVRAHAVKNERLPLRIVVQVLFFEQERGSNSKAAVTSHRLPGQLEQLSSSRKQTSTTSRGEDHAAKLRLGGDDEKLSRGEGTRRTNNAVSETTNATGKRDIYEQRKRSEAKSAVEFTERRAVNRGEIQVEEVNMGREIRELGILSAGSKLDASKMIQKGSRSSDHGRDKAKDR; this is encoded by the exons ATGAAGTTTATGAAAATTGGGACCAAGCCGGATACCTTCTACACTGAACGAGCCGCCAG GTCTGTAGTTTCAGATGTACCCAGCGACCTTCTCATACAAATCAACAGCATCAGTTATGTTCTCCATAAG TTTCCATTGCTTCCAAAATGCGGTCTATTACAACGGCTTTGCTGTGATTCTGGTGATCTGGAAAAAATGAACATAGAGCTTCACGACATTCCAGGAGGCGAAGAAGCTTTTGAACTGTGTGCTAAGTTCTGTTatggaattaaaataaaactcaGTGCCTATAACTTTTTACCTGCATATTGTGCTGCTAAATTCCTTGAAATGACTGAATCTGTAGACAAGGGAAATTTTGTCCTAAAACTCGAGGCTTTCCTCAATTCATGCATTCTCGAAGGTTGGAAAGACTCCATCGTCACACTACAAACTACTGTTAAGTTGCCTGACTGGTCTGAGAATCTTGGAATCATCAGAAAGTGCATCGATTCAATTGTTGAAAAAATCCTTACACCCCCACCACAG GTGACATGGTCATACACTTATACCAGACCTGGTTACAACAAAAAGCATCATCATTCTGTCCCCAAGGATTGGTGGACAGAGGATATATCAGACCTTGATATAGACCTGTTTCGGTGTATAGTTACTGCTGTTAGATCAACCTATATGCTGCCACCACAGCTCATTGGGGAGGCTTTGCACGTCTATGCTTGTCGTTGGCTACCAGACACCACAAACATTAGACCTCCTCTGGATCAAAATAGCGATTATAATCATGATGAAACATTAATGGAAAAGAATCGAAGGATTGTTGATACCATTGCTAGTATGATTCCTGGAGATAAGGGATCGGTTTCAGTTGGTTTCTTGCTAAGGCTTCTTGTTATTGCAAATTATCTAGGAGGAGTGTCTCCAGTGACAAAGACAGAACTCTTGAGGAGATCCAGTCTACAACTTGAAGAGGCAACCGTGAATGACCTGCTTTTTCCTTCACACTCACCCAATGACCCTGAATTTTATGATATTGACTTGGTGTTGGCACTCTTGCAAAGTTTCTTGGTGATATGGAGAAGACAATCCCCTGCAGCAGCTGCAGAAAACAGCCACCACTTTTTCAGGACAATAAGAAAGGTTGGGAAGATCATTGATTCTTACCTTCAAGTCGTTGCAAGGGATGCCAACATGCCAGTATCAAAAGTGGCAACTCTTGCTGAAGCTTTGCCAGATATGGCTAGGGAAGACCATGATGACATCTACAAGGCTATTAACATTTATTTAAAG GAGCACTCTGATCTGAGCAAGGCAGATAAGAAGCGCTTGTGCCGCATTTTAGACTGCCAGAAGTTGTCGCCAGAGGTACGTGCTCATGCTGTCAAAAATGAGAGGCTACCATTGAGGATTGTTGTGCAAGTCCTCTTCTTTGAGCAAGAGAGAGGTTCCAACTCTAAGGCAGCAGTGACTTCTCATAGACTACCGGGCCAGCTGGAGCAACTTTCCAGCTCAAGAAAACAAACATCAACTACCAGCAGGGGTGAAGATCATGCAGCTAAGCTAAGATTGGGTGGAGATGATGAAAAACTCAGTAGGGGGGAGGGCACGAGAAGAACCAATAATGCCGTTTCTGAAACCACGAATGCTACTGGAAAGAGAGATATTTATGAGCAAAGGAAAAGATCAGAAGCAAAGTCTGCAGTGGAATTCACGGAAAGAAGGGCTGTGAATAGGGGTGAAATACAAGTGGAAGAAGTAAATATGGGAAGAGAAATCAGGGAGCTGGGAATATTATCAGCTGGGAGCAAGTTGGACGCCAGCAAGATGATACAAAAGGGAAGTAGATCATCAGACCATGGCCGCGACAAAGCCAAAGACAGATAG
- the LOC112164660 gene encoding C2 and GRAM domain-containing protein At1g03370 — protein MKLVVQVMGARDLPAMDLNGLSDPYVKVKMGKQKFKTKVVKKTLNPYWGEEFTFRVDDLNDELLISCLDEDKYFNDDFVGCVKFPVSQVFDSPNKCLDTCWHPLQPKSKKPKHKDCGEILLNISLSTNNAFSDSASDGDHIRRDSDIGGESPSRLSETASPHRGRLDELPFSKEDKEKEKSTLAQKSLAGRLVQMFNKNPDAPPISSNHSSKADLTELVDISEATYSEDHSSCVPFEELMKTMQLRDQATETPENLPGGVLLDQMYVTEPKHLNTLLFSPDSTFPKALADLHGTTELEQGPWKFENDSLKRVVTYVKAASKLIKACKGSEDQTYLKADGKVFAVLSSVSTPDVPYGKTFRTELLYCITPGPELPSGEQSTRFVISWRMNFLQSTMMKGMIENGARQGLKDSYEQYATLLSQNVKPADSKDLGSNKDQVLASLQAESQSDWKLAVQYFANFTVVSTFFIGLYMLVHIYLATPSTIQGLEFVGLDLPDSIGEFIVCGVLVLQGERVLGLISRFMQARVQKGSDHGVKARGDGWLLTVALIEGSNIAAVDSSGFSDPYVVFSCNGKARTSSIKFQKCDPMWNEIFEFDAMDEPPSVLDVEIYDFDGPFDEATSLGHAEINFVKTNISDLADMWIPLQGKLAQACQSKLHLRIFLNNTRGGNVVNHFLNKMEKEVGKKITVRSPQTNSAFQKLFGLPPEEFLINDFTCHLKRKMPLQGRLFLSARIIGFHANLFGRKTKFFFLWEDIEDIHIVPPTLSSMGSPTIVMTLRQGRGMDARHGAKTQDEEGRLKFHFQSFVSFNVANRTIMALWKARSLSPEQKVQIIEEESEVKSLQTEESGSFLGLDDVSMSEVYSSLHSVPTNFFAELFGGGELDRRVMEKAGCLNYSHTPWESEKGDVYVRQIYYRYDKRVSQYRGEVTSTQQKSRLSDRNGWLFQEVMTLHAIPLGDYFNVHIRYQMEDSSSTPPGCLVKVYFGIEWLKSTKHQKRITKNVLKNLQDRLKVSFAVVEKEFTSR, from the exons ATGAAGCTGGTGGTTCAAGTGATGGGGGCTCGAGATCTGCCGGCAATGGATCTAAACGGGCTGAGTGATCCGTACGTGAAGGTGAAGATGGGAAAGCAGAAGTTCAAGACCAAAGTGGTGAAGAAGACGTTAAACCCATATTGGGGTGAAGAGTTCACGTTTCGAGTCGACGACCTCAACGACGAGCTCCTCATCTCTTGTTTGGATGAAGATAAGTACTTCAACGACGACTTCGTGGGCTGCGTCAAGTTCCCTGTTTCCCAAGTCTTCGATTCCCCCAACAAGTGCCTCGACACTTGTTGGCACCCTCTCCAGCCCAAGAGCAAGAAGCCCAAGCACAAGGATTGCG GCGAGATTCTTCTTAATATCTCTCTCAGTACAAACAATGCATTCTCCGACTCCGCTTCCGATGGTGATCACATCAGGAGGGATTCCGACATTGGAGGTGAATCACCCTCAAGGTTATCCGAAACGGCTTCCCCTCACAGAGGCAGGCTTGATGAACTTCCATTCTCCAAGGAagataaagaaaaggaaaagagtaCTCTTGCCCAGAAATCCCTTGCTGGCCGACTTGTTCAGATGTTCAATAAAAATCCTGACGCACCTCCAATATCTTCAAACCACTCTAGCAAAGCTGACTTGACTGAGCTTGTTGACATTTCTGAGGCCACTTATTCTGAGGATCACTCCTCTTGTGTTCCTTTTGAAGAGCTAATGAAAACAATGCAGTTACGCGATCAGGCTACTGAAACCCCCGAGAACCTACCCGGTGGAGTGCTTCTAGATCAAATGTATGTTACTGAACCCAAACACCTCAACACTTTACTCTTTTCTCCGGATTCTACTTTTCCAAAGGCGTTGGCAGATCTGCATGGAACTACAGAATTGGAACAAGGACCCTGGAAATTTGAAAACGACAGCTTAAAAAGAGTGGTTACATATGTTAAGGCAGCTAGCAAATTAATCAAGGCTTGCAAAGGAAGTGAGGACCAAACATATCTCAAAGCCGATGGGAAAGTTTTTGCAGTTTTATCAAGTGTGAGCACTCCTGATGTTCCATATGGGAAAACTTTTAGGACGGAGTTGCTCTACTGCATTACACCTGGGCCTGAGCTGCCATCGGGAGAACAATCTACACGCTTTGTAATATCCTGGCGCATGAATTTTCTGCAGAGCACCATGATGAAAGGAATGATAGAAAATGGAGCTCGGCAAGGTTTAAAGGACAGTTATGAGCAGTATGCAACTTTATTATCGCAGAACGTTAAGCCAGCTGATTCTAAAGACCTTGGATCCAATAAGGACCAGGTTTTGGCATCATTGCAGGCTGAATCCCAGTCTGATTGGAAGCTGGCAGTACAATATTTTGCTAATTTCACTGTGGTCTCCACATTTTTTATTGGATTGTATATGCTGGTACACATCTACCTGGCTACACCCAGCACTATTCAAGGGTTGGAGTTTGTTGGGCTTGACTTGCCAGATTCAATTGGTGAATTCATTGTTTGTGGTGTCCTGGTACTTCAAGGAGAACGTGTGCTGGGTTTGATCTCACGCTTTATGCAGGCCAGAGTGCAGAAAG GCAGTGACCATGGAGTCAAAGCCCGAGGAGATGGTTGGTTGCTAACTGTTGCCTTGATTGAAGGAAGTAATATAGCAGCTGTTGATTCAAGTGGGTTCTCTGATCCATACGTGGTGTTTTCTTGCAATGGAAAAGCTAGAACTAGCTCAATCAAGTTCCAGAAATGCGaccctatgtggaatg AAATATTTGAGTTTGATGCAATGGATGAGCCTCCTTCTGTGCTGGATGTGGAAATTTATGATTTTGATGGTCCTTTTGATGAAGCTACCTCTCTGGGCCATGCTGAAATCAATTTTGTGAAAACCAATATATCAGATTTAGCTGATATGTGGATTCCTCTTCAAGGAAAGTTAGCTCAGGCTTGTCAGTCAAAACTCCACTTGAGAATTTTCTTAAACAATACAAGAGGTGGCAATGTTGTTAATCACTTTTTAAATAAGATGGAGAAGGAGGTTGGAAAGAAG ATTACTGTACGTTCTCCTCAAACAAATTCAGCATTCCAAAAACTCTTTGGGCTTCCACCAGAGGAATTTCTTATCAACGACTTTACATGTCACTTGAAACGAAAAATGCCCCTGCAG GGCCGCCTATTTCTTTCTGCGAGAATAATTGGGTTCCATGCAAATTTATTTGGTCGCAAGACAAAGTTCTTTTTCCTCTGGGAGGATATAGAAGATATTCATATTGTTCCTCCAACTCTGTCATCTATGGGTAGTCCAACTATAGTCATGACTCTGCGGCAAGGTAGAGGTATGGATGCAAGGCATGGGGCAAAGACACAGGATGAGGAAGGCAGGCTGAAGTTCCACTTCCAGTCCTTCGTATCCTTCAATGTAGCGAACAG GACAATTATGGCCCTGTGGAAGGCTAGATCTTTGAGTCCTGAGCAGAAGGTGCAAATAATAGAAGAAGAATCAGAAGTCAAGAGCCTCCAAACTGAAGAGAGTGGGTCTTTCTTGGGCCTTGATGATGTCAGCATGTCTGAGGTTTATTCATCCTTGCATTCAGTTCCT ACAAATTTCTTCGCAGAGCTATTCGGTGGAGGTGAATTGGATCGTAGAGTTATGGAGAAAGCTGGTTGTCTTAACTATTCTCACACCCCATGGGAATCAGAGAAGGGTGATGTCTATGTGAGGCAAATATATTACAGATATGACAAACGTGTTTCCCAATATAGAGGAGAGGTGACTAGTACTCAGCAAAAATCCCGCCTTTCTGATAGAAATGGTTGGCTTTTTCAAGAAGTCATGACCCTCCATGCAATTCCACTTGGTGACTATTTCAAT GTTCACATCCGATACCAAATGGAGGACTCGTCCTCAACACCACCAGGGTGTCTGGTAAAAGTATACTTTGGCATTGAGTGGCTCAAAAGCACTAAGCATCAGAAAAGAATTACAAAAAATGTTCTCAAGAATCTGCAAGATCGCCTAAAGGTCTCCTTTGCTGTAGTTGAGAAGGAGTTCACATCAAGATAG